The region ATTATAATTTTATTTGTTGTATAATTAAGAAAATTACTATTTGATTTCTTTTCTGTTAGATTATTAATATATTCTTATGAAATTCTGTTCACATAAGATAAAGACTATGAAAATTTTTTCTACACTTTATTAAGCAAAATAACATCCACACATATTATATGAGGAGGGGAAAAACATGAGAAAAACCGTTGTTTTGGTGTTTTTGGTAGTTATTATGACTTTCACACTCTTTGGTCAAGAAGTCATCAAAATTGGTATGAACTTCGAACTAACAGGACCTGTTTCTGGGTATGGTCAAATGTCAAGAGACGGTGTAATGTTAGCCAACAAGTTGAAACCAACAGTTAACATCGGGGGTAAAGAAATCAAAGTGGAAGTTGTAGCTGTCGATAACAAATCTGACAAAGCAGAATCAGCTAACGCAATAAGAAGGTTGATAGATCACGAAAAGGTAGTTGCAGTTATTGGTCCTGCAACAAGTTCGGCAGCATTAGCTGCAGCTTCAATAGCGGAAGAAAGGCAAATACCAATGGTGGTCAACACCGCCACTAACCCTTTAGTTGCCCAAAACAAAAAGTATGTATTCAGGACCTGTTTTGAGGATACCTTGCAAGGTGCTCTACTTGCAACATTTGCCTGGGAAGAACTTGGAGCTCAAAACGTCGCCATAATGGTAGATGTAGCACAAGATTACGTTGTGGGACTTGCTAATTATTTTGAAAAAGCTTTTGAACAGTTTGGAGGAACGTATTTTACTGAATTTTATACTACTGGTGACCAAGATTTCACCGCTCAACTTACCGA is a window of Petrotoga olearia DSM 13574 DNA encoding:
- a CDS encoding ABC transporter substrate-binding protein, whose translation is MRKTVVLVFLVVIMTFTLFGQEVIKIGMNFELTGPVSGYGQMSRDGVMLANKLKPTVNIGGKEIKVEVVAVDNKSDKAESANAIRRLIDHEKVVAVIGPATSSAALAAASIAEERQIPMVVNTATNPLVAQNKKYVFRTCFEDTLQGALLATFAWEELGAQNVAIMVDVAQDYVVGLANYFEKAFEQFGGTYFTEFYTTGDQDFTAQLTDALSKNPDAIFMPGYYAEIALISKQARDLGFTGPMFAGDGADAPELIQIGGEYVEGLSYTTYFHEDAELSPATKPFVEAYQEEYNRRADAFGALAYDAYMVIVNAIESAQSTDPVKIRDALAQTRDFPGVAGTITYPQGSGNPIKPAVINMVENGQFVFRTVIKPRM